A DNA window from Oenanthe melanoleuca isolate GR-GAL-2019-014 chromosome 11, OMel1.0, whole genome shotgun sequence contains the following coding sequences:
- the RGS9BP gene encoding regulator of G-protein signaling 9-binding protein — MVKEECKALLDALNKVTACYRHMVLTIGGTSDSQNLREELKKTRQKAQELAVANRNKLTTVLKDKTVSKEDKAEFERLWVIFSTCLEILEIDMRRALELGHEFPLNVPKKHLIQTGMSGGTSGVAARAMSVQNMKYEAEHNIDVVDLKDLENEINQVGEMMYEMEMKVNVPQWTVEAKQDPGAELKSTISVGASSIGMISVEENKSFCDISKVLAGIIFTAVLIIAIVLAVCVVKLS, encoded by the coding sequence ATGGTGAAGGAGGAGTGCAAGGCGCTGCTGGACGCGCTCAACAAGGTGACCGCCTGCTACCGGCACATGGTGCTGACCATCGGCGGCACCTCGGACTCCCAGAACCTGCGGGAGGAGCTCAAGAAAACCCGGCAGAAAGCTCAGGAGCTGGCGGTGGCCAACAGGAACAAGCTCACCACGGTCCTGAAGGACAAAACTGTGAGTAAGGAAGATAAAGCTGAGTTCGAGAGGCTATGGGTGATTTTCTCCACGTGCCTAGAGATCCTGGAGATCGACATGAGGAGAGCCCTGGAACTGGGCCACGAGTTCCCGCTGAACGTCCCCAAAAAACACCTGATCCAGACGGGCATGAGCGGGGGAACCTCCGGCGTGGCCGCCCGCGCCATGAGCGTCCAGAACATGAAATACGAGGCTGAGCACAACATAGACGTGGTGGATTTGAAAGACCTCGAGAACGAGATCAACCAGGTAGGAGAGATGATGTACGAGATGGAGATGAAGGTCAATGTCCCCCAGTGGACAGTAGAGGCTAAGCAAGACCCGGGGGCTGAACTGAAATCCACCATCAGCGTGGGTGCTTCCTCTATTGGCATGATCTCTgtggaggaaaataaatccttctgCGATATCAGCAAGGTTCTAGCTGGgattattttcactgctgtgcTCATTATCGCTATTGTCCTGGCAGTGTGTGTGGTCAAACTGTCTTAG
- the NUDT19 gene encoding acyl-coenzyme A diphosphatase NUDT19 — protein sequence MNPRLRHWREAATLLLAAGTPGRPPRSPLGPFDYELLLLRRSSQSGFMPGAHVFPGGLAEPADFSAEWLGLLPASPHYGLGAVKPPPPGGSRAPLFATDRESLGSRLPGEVAFRICALRETFEEAGILLLVPGRGPAPPLPAERLPPAAELEAWRRRVREDASCFLRLCRHLGCAPNIWALHEWSNWLTPVGRAGRGGRRYDTAFYLCCLPERPPHVSQDDQEVTAVLWSSPPEAIERFKSQEIWFPPPQFYEFCRLCNFSSLGELQKFSSERALEGCERWMPVMLSAADGFIQLLPGDELYPEDPDYTGEKKIIMSTDKKLEDLMKDGGIFHRIVIKNINNLAVYVNIEAKYKHINPLMMKCDNSDYNSRL from the exons ATGAACCCGCGGCTGCGGCACTGGCGGGAGGCGGCCACGCTGCTGCTGGCGGCGGGCACGCCGGGCCGGCCGCCGCGCTCGCCGCTCGGCCCCTTCGACtatgagctgctgctgctgcgccGGAGCTCCCAGAGCGGCTTCATGCCCGGCGCCCACGTGTTCCCGGGCGGGCTGGCGGAGCCGGCGGATTTCTCCGCCGagtggctggggctgctgcccgccTCGCCGCACTACGGGCTGGGCGCCGTCaagccgccgccgcccggagGCAGCCGCGCCCCGCTCTTCGCCACCGACAGGGAGAGCCTGGGCTCGCGGCTGCCGGGGGAAGTCGCCTTCCGCATCTGCGCTCTCAGGGAGACCTTCGAGGAGGCGGggatcctgctgctggtgccgGGGCgcgggccggccccgccgctgcccgccgAGCGCCTGCCGCCCGCCGCCGAGCTCGAGGCGTGGCGGCGCCGGGTGCGGGAGGACGCGTCCTGCTTCCTGCGGCTGTGCCGGCACCTGGGCTGCGCGCCCAACATCTGGGCGCTGCACGAGTGGAGCAACTGGCTGACCCCCGTGGGCAGGGCGGGCCGCGGCGGCCGCCGCTATGACACGGCTTTCTACCTGTGCTGCCTGCCGGAGCGGCCGCCCCACGTGTCGCAGGACGACCAGGAGGTGACAGCCGTGCTG TGGTCATCACCTCCAGAAGCCATCGAACGCTTTAAGTCTCAGGAGATCTGGTTTCCTCCACCTCAGTTTTATGAATTCTGCAGGCTGTGCAACTTCTCTtccctgggggagctgcagaagTTCAGCTCCGAACGCGCTCTCGAGGGCTGCGAGCGCTGGATGCCGGTGATGCTGAGTGCTGCAGATGGATTCATCCAGCTGCTGCCGG GAGATGAGTTATATCCAGAAGATCCAGATTAtactggagaaaagaaaattatcatgTCAACAGATAAGAAGCTTGAAGATCTCATGAAAGATGGAGGGATATTTCACAGGATAGTAATAAAAAACATCAACAATCTTGCTGTTTATGTTAATATTGAAGCAAAATATAAGCATATAAATCCACTGATGATGAAGTGTGATAATTCAGATTACAATAGCAGATTATAA